Within Burkholderia sp., the genomic segment GCTCGACGAGTGGCCCGAGGCTGTCGATTTGCGTCGTTTCGCGGACTTGCTGAGCCCCGAGCAAGTGCAGCTCTATTACCAGATCGCGACAGTGGGGCGTGGCGAGATGGGGCTCGCACCCGATGAATACGCCGGCTTTACTATGACCCTGCTGCGCATGCTCGCCTTCGAACCAGCCGGGCTAGGCGGTGGCGGGGCGGTGCCTGGCATGTCTCCGGTCGTGGCGGGCAACCGGCGCGCTACGACGGTGCCTTCCGGTGCAGCAGAGGGGACGCGCGCCACCGCCCCGGCGCAGCCGAAGCCGCCAGTATCCGAGGTGCCCACCGTGCCCGTCGAAGCCGCTGCGTCCAGCGAGCCAGTGCCGAGCGTCGCGCCAACAACCGAACCACGTATCGAGCTAGCACAAGAATCGACCAATATTCCAGTGTTCCCCCTAGCCGCCCAGGTAGACGTGGCCCCGATCGCCACCCAAATCCATGCTGTAGCTGAGCCGGTGGCGATCGAGCCTTCCGAACCGAAATCCGAGCAGGCGGCACCGGTCGAATCTGTCGCACCGGTCGCGGCACCAATCGCAAGCCAGTCGGTCCTAGCAGCCAAGCGCCCTGCGCCGACACGCGCAAGCGGTGCCGCCGGCGCGCTGGACGTGCTGCGCAGCCGAGGCATTCGGCGCGTGTCTTCCGCCTCCGATCGCGAGCGGGCAGCAGCGCCGAAACAGGTCACTCCGGTACCTAAGGCTTCCGCGTCCGCGCCGCCGGTCAACGTGCTGACGCCGCATCCGTGTCCCATGCCGACCGCCGCGGCATCACAACCAGCCTGTGCGTCGTCGCCGGATCTCTTGGTGCCGCCGTCCTGGGATGACATCTCGCCCGAAGATTACCTGCCGGTTTCGGTCGACGACAATTATGTCCCGCCGCCTGACAACGGCTACATTCCCGTCTTCGACAGCGGTCGCACCCACATGCGCGTGCCCCCGCAGTCGGCACCAGCTCTGGTCGACACGCGACCGTTGCCGCCTGCCGTTCGGCGCGACGCGATCGGTTACCAGGGTGAATGTCCGCAGTTAGCCGCGAGCCTGTCGCTCAAAGATGTAGCCTACCCGTCGCTCGCCTTCAACAGTGAGCTGCCCTCGCTCGAGGGCGGCGCGCTGACACTGGCGTTGCCAGTGCCGCAATACGCCGATGTCGAGCAGGTCGTCAAGCCGAACGCCGCGCTTGCCGAGAACCTCGGCAAGCCGGTCGAGCTAAGCGTCGAGGGCGACCCGTCGCGTCATACTGCGACCGTGCTCGACGCGGTCGAGCGCGCCAGGTGCCAGCGCGAGGCCGCGCAGGAGATCGGCGCCGATCCCTTCGTCCAGCAACTGATCCACGATTTTGGCGCGCGCATCGTCGAGGGCTCCGTGAAACCGGTCGACGCAGACGGCGCCAACGACGCGCTCACGCGGCGTTGTTGCATAAATCGAGCGTGAAGACACAAGGGCATCGACGGGGCGTTCGTTGCATAAATCGAGCCAGATCCGTTGACGTTTACGCGCGACGATCGCGGGGCCAGCCTCCTATCAAGTCAGATTCCAGAGTAACTGCCTAATTTTTGCCAAGAAAATGCGCAAGGACATGCACGAGAAAGGTGGGCCGTACGCTACCCGTGTCAGGAATTGGGCGGCCTATAATGAAGGCCTGATCAACCGGGGGAACATAACAATATGGATAGATGAAGCCGTCCTTGCCAGAATACCCGCCAGAATACCCAACGCCATACCCACACGTGGTCCGCCCGTGTTTGCACGGCGATGCGCTGATTCAGGCATTACTTGGCGTGAAGACCGTCTATCGGCTGACGTTGCGCGCCCTGCAAGGTTTCACCCAAAGTCTGCGCGCTCTGGCCTTCCAGAGCTTTCCGGTGCCAAATTACGCCACGCTCGATTTATGCAACAACGCCCCAGCAGCTGTGCTTGCTCGGCAAAGCCGACGTGCAGTGCTCTTCGTGGTCCTGCTTGCCGAAAACCTCTTCAAACGTGGCTTGGACATGGCGATCGGCTTTCTTGGTAGGCTTTATCTGGGCGGTTTTCCTATTCGGGCGATTGGTTCTGGAAACCTGAGTCTCTTAGCTCCCCACGGGAACCACCGCCTTCAACTCCGTTTTGGACACCGCCGCCCGGCGCGAATGGCGCCACGCCGTCTGCAGTTTTCACCGCCGGATGATGCTCGCGGATGAATTCGCGCAACTGCGGGTAGATGATGGTGCGCCAGCGGCGGCCAGAGAAGATCCCGTAATGGCCGCATTTCTCGGCCGTAAGGCTGCGGCGGTACTCACCGGGAATGCCGGTGCAGAGTTCTTGCGCAACGTGGGTCTGGCCGCTTCCGGAAATGTCGTCAAGTTCGCCTTCGATCGTCATCAGCGCAGTGGCCTTGATGGCGGCCGGCTTCACGCGCTTGCCGCGCACTTCCCAGGTGCCCTCGGCCAGGCTGAACTCTTGGAACACAATACGGATTGTGTCCAGGTAGTACTCGGCGGCCATGTCTAGCACGGCGTTGTACTCGTCGTAGAAGCGACGGTGCGCCTCGGCGTCGTCTTCATCACCGCGCAGCAGGCTCTGGTAAAAATCCCAGTGCGATTGCGCGTGGCGTTCTGGGTTCATCGCCACAAAACCAGTGTGCTGCAAGAAGCCCGGATAGACCTGTCGGCCTTCGCCTGGGTAGTTGGCCGGCACTGTCTGGATAACATTGTTCTCGAACCAGGTCATCGAGTGATTGGTAGCCAGCGAGTTCACTGAGGTCGGGCTCTTGCGCGCGTCGATCGGGCCGCCGACCATCGTCATTGTCAGCGGGGTATCCTCGCCGCAGTTCGCCATCAGTGAGATCGCCGCCAGCACCGGCACCGTAGGCTGGCAGACCGAGATCACGTGCAGGTTGCGCGCGCCGATGTGGCGGATGAATTCCTGGATATAGTCGACGTAGTTATCGAGATGGAAAGAGCCCACCTCGACCGGCACCATGCGCGCGTCGATCCAGTCGGTGATGTAGACCTTGTGATCCTGCAGCAGGGTGCGTACGGTGTCACGCAGCAGCGTGGAATGGTGGCCTGACAGAGGCGCGCAGACCAGCACCACCGGCTCTTCCTTGAGTTGCCCCACTGCGGCGGAATCGTCCGCATAGCGCTTGAAGCGCATCAGGCGGCAGAACGGCTTCTCAATGATGCTCTGCTCGACGATCGGGATCCGGTGACCATCCTTCTCGATCTGGTGCAGGTTGAACTCGGGTTTTTCATAATCTTTACCGAGTCGATACATCAATTCATAGGCGGCAGCCCAGCGCGTGGCCCCGGGCATCAGAGAGAGCGGACTGGACGGATTTGCGAAGGATTTCGAGGCTGCCTGGGCCCAGGCAGTCAGTGGACTCAGCAGCGCCCGCTGAAACTCGTGCATCTGGTAAAGCATGGAGAAGGCTCCTGAGGGGAGGACGTCGCGGAGCGTTCGAGGCGGCAGCGCGCAGTGGGGTCCAGGTCTGGGGGTCGGACCGCGCGAGCGACCGGCCAGTCGCGTCGATCATAGGCGTTGTTGCATAAATTGAGCGCGAGGACGCAATGGCATCGACGGGCATAATTTCAGGCGATACGAAAGAATTTCGGACGAGCGAAGTCCGCAATCTTTTCCCTTGCGTCCTCGCGCTCAATTTATGCAACAACGCCTCTTCCATTCTCGACGACCGTCACGGGCAATTGCATCAACCGCGCCATTACGCCACGCCGCACCGGGCATATCCGCTGGCCAATGAACGGCACCCTCGCGTGGTGGAATCGAAGGAATAGCACTGCGTGCAGCAATGGCCGCACGGCATGGCTTGGTGTCGTAGGCACCATCACCGCCGATGACATCAATTTGTTCTTCGCGTGGAATCTGGTCGAGCAACTTGGCCAGAGCGTCACCGTCAGCCACATTCTGATTCGTCATTAGCGCGGCATGCCACTTGACCCGTATTCGCGTTGAGCGCGAGATGGACTTTACGCCACGTGCGCCGCTTCGAGTAGCCGTGCTGGCGCACCCCTTCCATTCACCTTCGCCATAGACCTTCAGACCGGTGCTGTAGACAACCAGATGGATCGGTTCATTGTCACGAAGGATCGGCAGTTCGACATCAAGCGTTTTTGCCCGGCGACAGAGCGTAGTGTAATTCGGCACCGGCAAGCTCGGGAAGGTCAGATCGCGCAGACTTTGGGTGAAACCTTGCAGGGCGCGCAACGTCAGTCGATAGACGGTCTTCACGCCAAGTAATGCCTGAATCAGCGTATCGCCGTATAGACATGGGCGACCACGTGTGGGTATGGCGTCGGGTATTCTGGCAAGGACGGCTTCATCTATCCATATCCTCACGTTCCCCCGGTTGATCAGCCCTGCATTATAGGCTTCCCAATTTCTGACATGGTAGCGTGCCTTCGGCTCACTTGTCTTGTGTATGTCTTTGCGCATTTTTTGGAAAAAATTAGGCAGTTACTCGGAAATCTGACTTGATAGGGGGCTGGCCGGCGGGCGTTGCGCGTAAACGTCAACGGCTTTCGCTCGATTTATGCAACAACGCCACATTTTCCATCTGGGCACATCGATGCCGTTGGCCCCTGACGATCCACCTTCCTTTGCTTCCCCGTTCACGGGGGGGGCGTGTTCATTTCATTGCTTTCCCGCGCTCGCGCGGGAACGGACCAGGCCACCGCGTCGTGCGGATGCAGGCTTTCCAGGTGGCGCACGTACACGTGTGCGCCCCCGAGGCCGGCCAGAGCCGCCTCGATACGGCGCGCCGCATCCTCGACGAACATTAGGTTGGCGCCGTTCAGCGCTGCGAAGGCCTGTTCGTCGGCACGCTTGACCGCCGTCTGGACCGGTGTGGCGACGGCCGCCTCGATACGAGCGATCAGCGAGAGCAAGCCGAAATCATGCGCATCGGGGGCTATCTCGATACTCACCTCGGCCTCGCTGCGCTGGCTGTGCGGCGTGGCCAGCGTGGCATGACGCTTCAGCCATGCGACGACGTCCCCCGGATCGATCGCCTCCCGGGTCTCGAAGTCCTTGAGGAAGGCCTGCTCGACCAACTGCCCCGATAGCGCCGCGGAGCATGGGCAAGTCGACGAATAAGCAACCGTGACGCGCGCATGCAGGCTCGGGCAACCGTCGATCAGCGACGCGGCAATGCGCACCGGGTAGGCTTTCCAGCCTGACAAACCCTCGGTGACTAGGGCTGGGCGGCGCGTCAGCAGTTCGGCATTCAGGCGCAGGCGCGCATTGCGGCTGTCGCAGTCGCGGTGGCTGTCGACCATGGCTTGCAGCAGCGTAACCAGGCCGGAGGACGACAGAGCTGTATCGTGCCCGAGCGTGTCGAGCAGGCGATAGAGTCGAGACATGTGTATGCCCTTGACCTGCGGGGCGGGCAGATCGACCTGCACGTCGGCGCGGGCGTGCAGGGCACGCCGATAGCCGGGCTCGTCGATCGTGATGGGAAGGTCGATCTGTTGCATGCCGACCCAGGCCAGCGGGCTCAGGTTTGGCGCGAGGTCGGTCAGGGAGACGTCAGGAAGGGCTGCGTTCATGCTTTCGGTTCGGTGGAGATGCGCCCCCCACTCGATCTGGAGCAAGGAGCGCTGGTTCGATCAGGGTCAGTCTGAAAATGGACTGGCCAAGTAGTCCAGACGGACGGACCGCGGGACATTGCCTCTTTGCTGAGCAGACAGGCATTGAGCCGGGCGCGCATTGAGACCTCGTCGATATCCATGCCGATCAGCACCAGTTCCTGCCGCACGTCGCCCACGTGCTCGTCCCACTTGGCGTGGATCGTGGCGCTCGCCTCGCGGGGTCTTTCAGACAGCGCTCCTCGGGCAACGCGGCCCACACCAGCAGTAGCCGACCGGGCCGTGGCGCGCCACGGTGGCACCCGCCTGCGACCAGCTTGCCGGCCAAGGGTTGGATAGCTCTAGCCAGCCAGAAGAAGCCCTTCGAGCGCACCACGCTGGACCATTCGCTGCCGATCAAGTCGTGGAAGCGTTGCGAGTGAAACGGGCGCCGCGCGATAGACGAAGCTGCGGATGCCGTATTCGTCGGTCCCAGGCGTGTAGATGCCGTACATTTCCTGCGGCCAGCGGGTGCCTTCGAGGCTTCATTGAAACCGAACAGGCCGGTGCCGAGCACGCGGTTAAGCGGCATCTTGCCGAACTCGGCCAGTTTGATGCGCGCATGCCGGTTCCAGGCCGTGCAGGATCACCATCAGGTGCTCACACTTGACAGTGCTGCACAAGGTTCTCGACCTTGTTCAACACGATGACGTCGCAGAACTCAATCTGCTCGATCAGCAGGTCGACCATGGTGCGCCGGTCTTCCTTGCCCAGTAATTCGCTGCGTGATTGCAGGCTGGCGTGCGAGCTGTAGTCGAGCAGGAAGTTGTATTCGTCCACTACACTACCGTAACCATGGTCTCGAGCTGGGTGCTCTCGTTGAGGCTACGACCGTTCTCGCCCTCAAAGGTAAAAGTCTCGACCATCGACAGCGGCTCGGAGAGATGCCGGTCGACTCAATCACGATCTGGTCGAGGCGTGGCATCGTTGCATAAATTGAGCGTAAGGACGCAATGGCATTGCGTCCTCACGCTCAATTTATGCAACGATGCCTTCCGGAAGATATAACTGCAGGTAGAACACCTCGATTTTGTCGAGGTGCTTCGGCCAACCACGCCTTGATCAGTTTGGCGTGGCGTTGTTGCATAAATCGAACGTGAGGACGCCATGGCATCGGACGGGCATAATTCAGGCGATACGAACGGATTGCGGACGAGCGAGGTCCGCCATGCGGTTGATGACGCCGACGCGAACGGCGACTTCGGTCGCCTGCGCGGCGATGTGACGCGCCCAGAGACAGTGGCCGGTGAGGGTCTTGAACCGATACATCGCATTCTCGGCAAGCGATCGCCGGTGGTAGCCACTGTGTTGCTTCCATTCTCGACGACCGTCACGGGCAATTGCATCAACCGCGCCATTACGCCACGCCGCACCGGGCATATCCGCTGGCCAATGAGCGGCACCCTCGCGTGGCGGAATCGAAGGAATAGCACTGCGTGCAGCAATGGCCGCATAGCATGGCTTGGTGTCGTAGGCACCGTCACCGCCGATGACATCGATTTGTTCTTCGCGTGGAATCTGGTCGAGCAACTTGGCCAGAGCGTCACCGTCAGCCACATTCTGATTCGTCATTAGCGCGGCATGCACTTGACCTGTATTCGCGTTGAGCGCGAGATGGACTTTACGCCACGTGCGCCGCTTCGAGTAGCCGTTCTGGCGCACCTTCCATTCACCTTCTCCATAGACCTTCAGACCGGTGCTGTCGACAACCAGATGGATCGGTTCATTGTCACGAAGGATCGGCAGTTCGACATCAAGCGTTGTTGCCCGGCGACAGAGCGTGGTGTAATTCGGCACCGGCAAGCTCGGGAAGGCCAAATCGCGCAGACTTTGGGTGAAACCTTGCAGGGCGCGCAAGGTCAGTCGATAGACGGTCTTCACGCCAAGTAATGCCTGAATCAGCGTATCGCCGTATAGACACGGGCGACCACGTGTGGGTATGGCATCGGGTATTCTGGCAAGGATGGCTTCATCTATCCATATTGTTACGTTCCCCCGGTTGATCAGGCCTTCATTATAGGCCGCCCAATTCCTGACACGGTAGCGTGCCTTCGGCTCACCTGTCTTGTGTATGTCCTTGCGCATTTTCTTGGAAAAAAATAGGCAGTTACTCTGGAATCTGACTTGATAGGGATCTGGCCCCGAGACTGTTGTGCGTAAACATCAATGGATCTCGCTCGATTTATGCAACAACGCCGTTTGGCGTGATGAACCTTCAGGTTGTCGAGAATCAGAAACACCTTCTTGCTGCGCATGTCCTTGATTCGCCTCTTCAGGAAGTCGAGCAGGATGTATGCGTTCATCCCCTCCTCAAATACCTTCCAACGCACCTGGCCGCTGCCTGTCACCGTCAATATCACCGACAGGCCTTCGCGTCAGCTCGCCACGCGCCGCTCAGCTTGTCCCGCAATCCAGCCGCACCTTCACGGGTGTAGAGCTTGCAAATATCGCACGCGCCCGTGCGCGACAGGTTCGTATGCTCGGCAATCTCGTCATAGATCCAGCAGCGCGCGCCGGTTGCGCACCTGACGTCGCCGCTCTGCACGTGCCTCGCGAGGAAGCGATCTCATGTCGCGTTTTTCCATTTCCCCCACATAAAGATCGATTTGCTAATTTCAAAATCCGAGAATTGCGGATCAATAGCGCGGCGAGAGCCACGGGGCGACCGGTGCGGCGCGCTCGTTCGAGGCCGGCGTAGCCAGGTCGCTGCCGTTCCGGTCCACCGGCAAGCGCACGGTGCGCGTCGAGCCGTTGCCGAGCGGGAAGTCGGCCAGCGCCGAACGGGCCAGATAGGGCATCGCCGTCACTAGTAAACCACCGCCGTCCGAATTGCGCGCGCTGACGTTGTAGACCTCGCGACCGCTACCGCGCTCGGTGATGCGGATTGTCAGTGAGCGCTCGTAGACGCGGTAGGTCTGCACATAACCGGTCGAGAACGGGCCCCAGGCCGCGACACCCCGCCAGTAAAGGCCAGACTCGATCCAAGGATCGTAGTAGATTCGCTGCGGCACGTTCAC encodes:
- the dnaX gene encoding DNA polymerase III subunit gamma/tau, producing MTYQVLARKWRPKDFAALVGQEHVVRALTHALDGGRLHHAYLITGTRGVGKTTLSRIFAKALNCETRITSQPCGVCRACREIDEGRFVDYVEMDAASNRGVDEMVALLERAVYAPVNARFKVYMIDEVHMLTNHAFNAMLKTLEEPSPHVKFILATTDPQKIPVTVLSRCLQFNLKQMPTGHIVMQLERILVEEKVVFELQALRLLARAAQGSMRDALSLTDQAISYSANEVTEAAVSRMLGALDQTYMVRLLNALVAFDGLEILTIADEMALRSLSFSTALQDLAGVLHRIAWAQFAPESVLDEWPEAVDLRRFADLLSPEQVQLYYQIATVGRGEMGLAPDEYAGFTMTLLRMLAFEPAGLGGGGAVPGMSPVVAGNRRATTVPSGAAEGTRATAPAQPKPPVSEVPTVPVEAAASSEPVPSVAPTTEPRIELAQESTNIPVFPLAAQVDVAPIATQIHAVAEPVAIEPSEPKSEQAAPVESVAPVAAPIASQSVLAAKRPAPTRASGAAGALDVLRSRGIRRVSSASDRERAAAPKQVTPVPKASASAPPVNVLTPHPCPMPTAAASQPACASSPDLLVPPSWDDISPEDYLPVSVDDNYVPPPDNGYIPVFDSGRTHMRVPPQSAPALVDTRPLPPAVRRDAIGYQGECPQLAASLSLKDVAYPSLAFNSELPSLEGGALTLALPVPQYADVEQVVKPNAALAENLGKPVELSVEGDPSRHTATVLDAVERARCQREAAQEIGADPFVQQLIHDFGARIVEGSVKPVDADGANDALTRRCCINRA
- a CDS encoding IS5 family transposase, producing MRKDIHKTSEPKARYHVRNWEAYNAGLINRGNVRIWIDEAVLARIPDAIPTRGRPCLYGDTLIQALLGVKTVYRLTLRALQGFTQSLRDLTFPSLPVPNYTTLCRRAKTLDVELPILRDNEPIHLVVYSTGLKVYGEGEWKGCASTATRSGARGVKSISRSTRIRVKWHAALMTNQNVADGDALAKLLDQIPREEQIDVIGGDGAYDTKPCRAAIAARSAIPSIPPREGAVHWPADMPGAAWRNGAVDAIARDGRREWKRRCCIN
- the folE2 gene encoding GTP cyclohydrolase FolE2; this encodes MNAALPDVSLTDLAPNLSPLAWVGMQQIDLPITIDEPGYRRALHARADVQVDLPAPQVKGIHMSRLYRLLDTLGHDTALSSSGLVTLLQAMVDSHRDCDSRNARLRLNAELLTRRPALVTEGLSGWKAYPVRIAASLIDGCPSLHARVTVAYSSTCPCSAALSGQLVEQAFLKDFETREAIDPGDVVAWLKRHATLATPHSQRSEAEVSIEIAPDAHDFGLLSLIARIEAAVATPVQTAVKRADEQAFAALNGANLMFVEDAARRIEAALAGLGGAHVYVRHLESLHPHDAVAWSVPARARESNEMNTPPP
- a CDS encoding IS5 family transposase; this encodes MRKDIHKTGEPKARYRVRNWAAYNEGLINRGNVTIWIDEAILARIPDAIPTRGRPCLYGDTLIQALLGVKTVYRLTLRALQGFTQSLRDLAFPSLPVPNYTTLCRRATTLDVELPILRDNEPIHLVVDSTGLKVYGEGEWKVRQNGYSKRRTWRKVHLALNANTGQVHAALMTNQNVADGDALAKLLDQIPREEQIDVIGGDGAYDTKPCYAAIAARSAIPSIPPREGAAHWPADMPGAAWRNGAVDAIARDGRREWKQHSGYHRRSLAENAMYRFKTLTGHCLWARHIAAQATEVAVRVGVINRMADLARPQSVRIA
- a CDS encoding DUF4136 domain-containing protein, yielding MKANRTFRAALWLASACVVLLSGCASYVSTQVTAFSDWSGSDATRTYAFTRGQDEQNSLEQVTYENIVANELSTLLFRRVPVDQARYLVALTYGIKGDLVNVPQRIYYDPWIESGLYWRGVAAWGPFSTGYVQTYRVYERSLTIRITERGSGREVYNVSARNSDGGGLLVTAMPYLARSALADFPLGNGSTRTVRLPVDRNGSDLATPASNERAAPVAPWLSPRY